The following proteins come from a genomic window of Edaphobacter sp. 4G125:
- a CDS encoding META domain-containing protein — protein sequence MKGIAKGCRIAIVVFLFLPGGAVFAQQSLELDGAATYRERIALPPDAIFEATLEDVSQVDAPASALGQARIEQPGSPPFHFTIHYDPTQILPNHVYAVRARIMVGGHLLFTTALRYQVLTQGHGSEIGMMMMRRVSRAAENPAEGAPSFRDTYWKLVRIGDRAITPADQQQEANLTFRSEGSRVTGSGGCNRLTGAYTLDGHSLRIQGVASTRMACMRGMETESKFLAVLEHVRGWKIVDRQLQLDDEDGKPLARFVTEDPKSK from the coding sequence ATGAAAGGAATCGCTAAGGGATGCAGGATCGCCATAGTCGTTTTTCTTTTCCTGCCAGGTGGAGCAGTTTTCGCGCAACAGTCCCTGGAACTTGACGGAGCAGCCACCTATCGCGAACGCATTGCGCTTCCGCCCGATGCCATCTTCGAGGCAACGCTTGAGGATGTCTCCCAAGTTGATGCCCCTGCTTCTGCTCTTGGACAAGCTCGAATCGAACAACCGGGAAGCCCTCCCTTTCACTTTACGATCCACTATGACCCGACACAGATTCTGCCAAACCACGTGTATGCGGTGCGAGCTCGCATTATGGTCGGCGGCCATCTGCTTTTCACCACAGCCCTGCGTTACCAAGTGTTAACGCAGGGCCATGGGAGCGAGATTGGAATGATGATGATGCGTCGCGTCTCCCGGGCAGCGGAAAATCCCGCTGAGGGAGCTCCCTCTTTTCGCGACACCTACTGGAAGCTCGTACGGATAGGAGATCGCGCGATTACTCCAGCCGATCAGCAACAGGAGGCCAATCTTACCTTCCGTTCGGAAGGTAGCCGCGTTACAGGATCAGGTGGCTGTAACCGACTGACAGGAGCCTACACACTGGATGGCCATTCGCTGCGAATCCAGGGAGTCGCCAGTACGCGAATGGCTTGTATGCGCGGCATGGAGACCGAAAGCAAATTCCTTGCGGTACTGGAGCACGTACGCGGCTGGAAGATCGTAGATCGACAGCTACAGCTGGATGATGAGGATGGCAAACCGCTGGCCCGCTTTGTAACTGAAGACCCTAAATCCAAATAA
- a CDS encoding S41 family peptidase — protein sequence MAPRTRRALFSLTVFLATCAVAGSFINQRVAAQSATDESTLRDSLHNFTNVYSLVEQNYADKMTPDKADKAIYDGAIPGMLHVLDPHSNFYDPKAYAQMREDQHGRYYGVGMTIQPQPDSAAKNGMKIVVLYPFEGTPSYKAGIRPGDVILAVDGKSTDGMDSAAVASMLKGPRNTHVLVTMKREGAPKPLEFDLVRDEVSRPSVDLAFLIKPGIGYMHVTNFMETTSREVGDALDKFGNINGLVIDLRGNPGGLLNEAVNMSDKFLQKGQIVVSQRGRAFPDQVYRAAHGSDTKYPIVVLVNRNTASAAEIVSGALQDHDRALIVGETTFGKGLVQTVFQTSDNTGLALTTYHYYTPSGRLIQRNYSNVSLYDYYYVRDPSIKPKDKSNLEVKLTDSGRTVYGGGGITPDEAIDNPKTNRFQDSLVQHYAFFNFSKHYLAVHGSVSKDFVADDGVLQEFKAFLKSQDPPIEYTDQDIAGVQDWLKTNIKSDLFTSQFGQLEGLKVRAEWDPQIAKAITYIPEAQSLQEHLKLALAQRNTAANR from the coding sequence ATGGCACCCCGCACACGCCGCGCACTATTCTCTCTCACCGTCTTTCTGGCCACCTGCGCAGTGGCCGGTTCCTTCATCAATCAGAGGGTCGCCGCTCAATCGGCTACGGACGAATCGACTCTGCGCGATAGTCTGCACAACTTTACCAACGTGTATTCGCTGGTCGAGCAGAACTACGCCGACAAGATGACTCCCGACAAGGCTGATAAGGCAATTTATGACGGAGCTATTCCCGGCATGTTGCATGTGCTGGATCCTCACTCAAATTTCTACGACCCCAAAGCCTATGCGCAGATGCGCGAAGATCAGCACGGCCGGTATTACGGTGTGGGCATGACGATCCAGCCGCAGCCGGACTCTGCTGCAAAAAATGGCATGAAGATTGTTGTGCTGTATCCATTTGAGGGTACCCCTTCCTATAAGGCGGGAATTCGGCCCGGCGACGTCATTCTGGCGGTAGATGGAAAGAGTACCGATGGAATGGACTCCGCTGCCGTGGCTTCGATGCTGAAGGGACCTCGTAATACGCATGTCCTGGTCACGATGAAGCGTGAAGGAGCACCTAAACCTCTGGAGTTTGATCTGGTGCGCGATGAAGTTTCTCGCCCATCGGTCGATCTTGCCTTTCTAATCAAGCCAGGCATCGGCTACATGCACGTGACGAACTTTATGGAGACGACCAGCCGCGAAGTAGGTGATGCTCTGGACAAGTTCGGCAATATCAATGGCCTAGTAATTGACCTGCGTGGAAATCCTGGCGGCCTGTTGAATGAAGCAGTCAACATGAGCGACAAGTTCCTACAGAAGGGCCAGATCGTTGTCTCGCAACGTGGCCGCGCATTTCCGGACCAGGTATATCGCGCAGCTCACGGGTCCGATACGAAGTATCCCATTGTGGTGCTTGTAAACCGGAACACAGCCTCCGCTGCTGAGATCGTCTCCGGCGCATTGCAGGATCATGATCGCGCGTTGATCGTGGGCGAAACGACCTTCGGAAAAGGACTCGTCCAGACCGTCTTTCAGACCTCGGACAACACGGGTCTGGCGTTGACGACCTATCACTATTACACGCCGTCTGGTCGGCTGATTCAGCGGAACTACAGCAATGTTTCACTGTATGACTACTATTACGTGCGCGATCCCTCCATCAAGCCGAAGGACAAGAGCAATCTTGAGGTAAAGCTGACGGATTCTGGACGCACTGTCTATGGCGGCGGCGGCATCACGCCCGACGAGGCCATCGACAATCCGAAGACGAACCGCTTCCAGGACTCTCTCGTCCAGCACTATGCCTTCTTCAACTTCAGCAAGCACTACCTGGCAGTCCACGGCTCGGTTAGCAAAGACTTTGTCGCAGATGATGGAGTTCTCCAGGAATTCAAAGCATTTTTGAAGTCACAGGATCCGCCGATCGAATATACCGACCAGGACATTGCCGGGGTTCAAGATTGGCTGAAGACGAACATCAAGAGCGACCTATTTACCTCGCAGTTCGGACAACTCGAAGGCCTGAAGGTCCGGGCAGAATGGGATCCTCAGATCGCCAAAGCCATCACCTATATCCCGGAGGCACAGTCTCTGCAGGAGCATCTGAAGCTTGCCTTAGCGCAACGAAACACTGCCGCAAACCGCTAA